TTCCAATTTTGGTATTTAAAACCCTAATCTTTAAATTATATCATTGGGAATCTCTTTATCAACTTACCATTTTCACTCCTAAACGCAAACCCACCaatttcttaataaacaaatatttccaCCTCACCTTGAAAATGGACCACTCTTATTTTCCTCcctttttaaatgatttttttatttatttaaatcacCCGTGATAATTATGctgaaattataaaatgtaagaATTCGATTCTTACTGTTATTGAGCATATCATCAAATCTTCACCATGATCTCGTTTCCCTGTGTGATTATGGAGGAGTTATGCCCTGCAACATTTCAAatccatttaaatattttatttccacGTACCGTGACggaaaatcaattttaaattaattttttaatcgtgttaaaattaactaaatatttgtTCTTTTCGCATGACTTAAACTGCAATAAACAACTGCTAATGTCGGTTTCACTCCGACATGTATAACTTCTGTCAATGAAACATGACACGTAATCCTTAAAAATACTACCAGTAGTTTGTGATGATTCAATGGAAAATTCAAGATTCATGCTAAAAGTTCAGATCTTTGTACATCTggtaataaaatttgaaaaaattctGATGATCACACGTCATAATATgcaaatcaaacatttttctttcttttgatttaTAATGCATGAGCGTGACTCGGTCCGCGCTCTCCTCACGTTATTGAAAGTGAGAAATTGTTAGTTAAAATTTGTTAACGGTAAAATGAAACCAACTAAGATGAATAGTCTACGTGTGACTTGTTCTTTCATGTTTTTAGTTAATTAAGTTCtttttagaaagtaaatttcGTGTATTAAAATAGAATCATCCTGTACCATTCACAATAAAAGTGTCAAATTAAAAcgtatcaattatttttttgtaatttatgtcAGAAGAAACTagtttattatcattttatatcatgattaaatatattttcagaataatatttgagttatttatattatttaatatatttttttaatgttaattggaaaatatatttaaaatctcaactaaatttaataatcaaatttgattaaaaaattaaattcatatcattgtaaaattaaaaaataaattaatccaaAAATTTAAGAGgagactaattttaatttttattaaaaattaaaaaactaaaaaatatatttaatttttttaattattaatcattTAGCAACATCAAGGGAATCTTTATAATTTACTAAACTTTATCTCTTCAACGAATTAAATAATAGcataaaatgattaatttattttcttctttacaATAAAAAGCTATAAAGAACACACAGTTCTAGAAAAAGGTAATTCAGTTCCatatttagtttcatttttagGACAAATGTTATGTTTCTTACTCCGTGcaaatattttgaattgcaGGTATCTAGAAAGAAGATAGTGTATTTTTCAAGTATTTGAACTCAGTCCATGTATCGGATacataaatattgaaaattctTGATAAAACAtggatttttataattatgaaaaattgatgaaagaaaatcAACTGCCTCTAGATGaattattgaaaagaaaaaaaaatctttgcaTTGAATTGTCAATCCAAAGAAACAAAGTCATACAAGgtggataaataattttttgaatagTCTTGAATGCTAGAATTAAcagaattattaaaatataataatataaaaaatataataatatgagaaaataatattttctgcacaaggataaatattttttttttaagatttaattatgatttacaTTACACTTGAAATTATTGATGCATAATATTAACTGAGTTGTTATAAGtaatctatttaaaaattattgatgaatattataaaataacattttggaGATAGTTGGAAGCAATGAagaatgttaataaaaaataatataaactttgATAATGAAACGTTAATAGagaaaactaattatttatgtaattgaGGTCATCTTCCTTAAGTAAAGTCAAAAAACAAAAGGTCACGGGTCCCACACGAGCGTGAGccacaattatttattttataaattgcaTTTTAATAGATTTGTGGGGCTTTCTGATGAAACAACCAATGGAAAAGGAATCGGCAAATTGCAGAGATAGTGGCCAATGTTCAACACTTCTTTAACCCACTCTCCCAAGGATTCTGATTCCACCAAATACAACTTATTTTAggatcacaataaaaaaaacgacaaaaaataatgtagtTGCACCAAGCTAGAGTAATACAATTTCCTCAAGAAATTTAGGTCAAAAAGTGCTTAAGAATTCCATAAAAAGTTCCACTACTTTTATGAGGGATTTCAAATTTCCctgaaattatttatatatttataaattttatcataaattatataaaaagaaaagacaggaggattaaatatatttttgtttctttaaactttcatcaaatttaattttttaatttaaaaaatacgtaaatttagtttttctaattaaattttattaaatttatttaacttcttaaatatgttttatgataatatttatattatttatatatgttgatatattttacttaatattagttaaaaatatgtttgaaatattaaataaatttattaaaacttaattaaaagaattaagcgttttaacataaaaaaatttaaattaatttaaaaatttgaaaagaaattaatttttattaaaaatattaagtaataaaGACATGTTTAACTTTAACATAGTTGAAGTACAAGACTAAAATGTATGATTGTGTTGTGTTTGAGCATAGTTTTGTTGGGTTTGTGGTTTGACTTTAGCGGGAGAACGAGAGTTCCAAAGGTAGAGAGAGAAATGGGTTGGGTCTGCATCAGTATCTTCTCCCCCTTTGCTTGGAATCATCACCTTTGTGTGGCTCCTTCTGCTGACGTACTGTTATACAAATGCTTTCTACTGCTACTTCTCCAAGatcaaacctttttttttcttctcttctgcTCCCACTCATTCATTTTCACCACTCAAAATCTTTTCCCTACTTTACTACCTGCTCTGTTCAACTTCTATTTTTTcgtcttttttatattattattttggggTTAGCAATAGCATGGACTAGGGTGGGGGGACATTATAGTAAACAGCTAACAGTGGAGTGTGCAAACTgcaaacaaatcaaataaaaataataaaaaatgaaaacgcAAGTTGGGTATCTTCAAGAATCTTTACATGTCCAGTTATTCAaattctctttctccttctcagCTTTACTTCACCCAGCTTCCTTCTGCTGTTTTCCTTTTTCAACAAGGCTGGAATCTTTATCATCTGCAGCAAAGTGTAGTGTTGTTGGGAGAGAATCTTTCTGAGCACTGCTACAGTTTTTCGGTccaacttctttctttttttcgcTCCCTCCTTTTTGATCATGGTTTAGAAGGGGGTATATATTCTATTTCTACGCGGGTGTAAAAATTTCGGCTCGGTTCTGCAAAAAGTCACCACTGATGTTATTTTGACTCTGTTGAGATATTCAGTAGAAAAGAGAACATCATTCGTTGGCAAGATAGAAATatagagatatatatatatattctgctGTAGTAGACATTATTGACAACTTTGGGCAGAGGACAAGGTTTGAGGAGTGAAGACAGATATTATCCAACCCAATCCTGGTTTGTTCTCTTTTGACAAGACAAGAATTTTGAGATCTGTTTGAGAGCTGAGGCTTGCGTTGTTTTTGTTGAAGCAGCCACCCATGATGAGAGATGGTGGTGTGACATCATCATCTGCTTCCATGATGGAAGCTCCACCACCAGATggaacaataacaacaacaacaatggaTTTTGACTACATGGGTGAGCTTTTCTTAGATGGGTGCTGGTTGGAAGCCTCTGTTGATGGATCTGACTTCTTGCCGCAAAGTCCTTCCTTTTCCAATCCCCTCTTTGACCCTTCATTCTCCTGGCCAGCCTTGGAGACTAACCACGATGAATCCCAGGGTGCTGCTTTTGGAACACAACAAGAaggccacaacaacaacaacaacatggttaatgttgttgttggtggtggTCAAGAGTTGCAGCCTGAAACTATTACAACTGAAGGAGCATCCGAAGGGGTGAGAAGATGGAGGTTTGCACCCACACCTGCTCCTGCACCTGGACCTTCCATAATGGAGAAGCTAATAAGGGCTCTCATGTGGATCAAAGACTACAATAGGAACAAAAACATGCTAATACAGATATGGGTGCCGGTTCATAGAGGGGGTAGACCGATTCTCGCAGCTAATGATATTCTGTTCTCACTCGATTCAAGGTCTGTAAACCTTGCAAAGTACCGCGAAATCTCTGTGAGGTACGAGTTTTCTGCGGAGGAAGGTGAGGTCAAGGAGTTGGTGCCAGCAGAGAAAGGTGGCTCCAAGGAATTGTTACCAGGATTACCTGGTAGAGTGTTCAGAGACAAGGTTCCTGAGTGGACTCCTGATGTTAGATTCTTTAGGAGTGACGAGTATCCGCGAGTTGACCATGCTCAAGAGTATGATGTGCGTGGGTCACTAGCAGTACCAATCTTTGAGCAAGGCAGCAAGATGTGCTTGGGAGTTATTGAGGTTGTGATGACTACTCAGCAGATCAACTATACTCCTGAACTTGAGAGTGTTTGCAAAGCACTTGAGGTTTTTCTCCTTTCCTATTTGCATCACTTTTTCTGTTCTGTTGTTTTTTTACAATATAGCAGTGTGTAGGTAAATAAATATCCCAGGAAAAGTTGAACCAAGGTTTTGGAATAGTGAGATTTTATCTTAGGTTGTTTTGAACATGCATTTGCTGATTCTGAAGGGACACATATGCTCAAGAAGTGTTCTCGGTATGTCCCTTTTGTCCCTGGTACCCCTAGGATTTTACAGAATATGGCATGGTTTTGCTCGTGAATCCATATTTTCATGCTTATCTGATGTTTTACACTTTTCACTGCTGTCAATTGCGATTGAGTTgctttcttttttcatatttgaGTAGAAATGTTTGTGGTTAACACTTAACATGCCCAATATGAAAAGCTCGTAAAAACTCATTAACACCAGTTTGATGATTGGAGAATGCGTGATCATGCAGGCTGTTGATCTTAGAAGCTCAAAACAATTAAGTATTCATAATGTGAAGGTAAATGAAAAAGGCAACTGAGAGGATGGATTTTTAATGAACTTAAGTTTGCAATTCTCGTTGTGACaagtcttttttattttatcaggCATGCAACAGGTCCTACGAAGCTGTACTACCTGAGATTCAACTGGTGTTGAGATCTGCATGTGAAATGCATAGATTACCTTTAGCTCAAACTTGGATCCCATGTGTCCAACAAGGCAAAGAGGGATGCCGGCATTCAGAAGATAATTATCTACTTTGTATATCTCCTGTGGAGCAAGCTTGCTATGTTGGTGATCCCAAAATCAAGCCTTTTCACGAGTCTTGCACTGAACACCACTTGTTGAAGGGTGAAGGTGTTGCTGGGGGAGCTTTTGTCACCAACCAACCATGTTTCTCAGATGACATAACATCCTTAAGCAAGAAAGACTATCCACTGTCTCATCATGCAAGGTTGTTTGGATTGCGTGCTGCTGTTGCCATACGCCTTCGAAGCATCTTGAATGATACGGATGACTTTGTTTTAGAGTTCTTCTTGCCTGTAGATTGCATTGACAGTGAAGAGCAGAGAAAGATGCTCACATCATTGTCCATCATTATACAAAAGCTTTGTCACAGCTTGCGGGTTATAAGTGATAAGGAATTGGAGGAAGCTAACTTGTCAATTGATGAAATGATTTCCTCTGTAGAGGGTGGATTTGATAGGACTGTAATTTGTGAGGAACTTCAACATAAAGGGACGGTTGCCTCATTGGATACTGAAGAAAAAATAAGTGAAACAACTGGTAGAAAGTTCTCTGACCCAAGGCAGCAGCAAGAAAGTCCTATTTTAAAAGGAAACTTTGACTGTGTCAGGGAGTGTTCTACTTCTGTTCAGGGTAACTTATCAAGTGTGAGAATGAGTAAAATGGGAGAGAGAAGACGGGCCAAAGCAGAGAAAACTATCACTTTGCAAGTTCTTAGACAATATTTTGCAGGAAGCTTAAAAGATGCTGCAAAGAATATCGGTGGTAAGTCTTGTACAAGAgcatgtttctttttttttttttctgttttggttTTTGTGTGCAAACACTAGGTACAGTTTGCCATGCAGATAGAACAGAATGGAACTGAAAGATTCTATTCTATACTACTTTGTTCCACCCTTTCTAATAGAACCAACACAAACCACGTTTTCGACCTCTTGTCTTGTACTGTTTCATTCTTATAAAGTGCACCAAACATAGAACTAAACCTTATATCCCTATTGTTTTCCGTTCTGATATGTGTCTACTAGACACATTTTAAAGAAGCTAGAGTATATGTTGATTTTAACTTTTGCAAGGAGTTTGATTCGTTTCACTTCCTTCACATGTGCTCATTGAAAAGTTCATCTGATACGGAACAGTTTTCTGGCATATTATTTTGTACCAGTAGTTTTTATTAGGTTTTTCTATAtgagaaaaacagaaaaagctGGGATTACATACATATATGACAATGCTTTTCTGTGATTATCTAGTAGTAATCTCTTTCATTTCAATATAAGCATGCTTTACATTTAAACATTTTGCAGTGTGTACTACAACCTTGAAAAGGATCTGCCGGCAACACGGGATAAAGCGTTGGCCCTCCCGAAAGATCAAAAAGGTTGGTCACTCcttacagaaacttcaacttgtGATTGACTCGGTTCAAGGTGCCTCTGGGGCATTTCAAATCGATTCCTTCTATTCAAACTTCCCAGAACTAGCTTCTCCAAACTTATCAGGAACAAG
This Vigna angularis cultivar LongXiaoDou No.4 chromosome 4, ASM1680809v1, whole genome shotgun sequence DNA region includes the following protein-coding sequences:
- the LOC108343132 gene encoding protein NLP4, with the protein product MMRDGGVTSSSASMMEAPPPDGTITTTTMDFDYMGELFLDGCWLEASVDGSDFLPQSPSFSNPLFDPSFSWPALETNHDESQGAAFGTQQEGHNNNNNMVNVVVGGGQELQPETITTEGASEGVRRWRFAPTPAPAPGPSIMEKLIRALMWIKDYNRNKNMLIQIWVPVHRGGRPILAANDILFSLDSRSVNLAKYREISVRYEFSAEEGEVKELVPAEKGGSKELLPGLPGRVFRDKVPEWTPDVRFFRSDEYPRVDHAQEYDVRGSLAVPIFEQGSKMCLGVIEVVMTTQQINYTPELESVCKALEAVDLRSSKQLSIHNVKACNRSYEAVLPEIQLVLRSACEMHRLPLAQTWIPCVQQGKEGCRHSEDNYLLCISPVEQACYVGDPKIKPFHESCTEHHLLKGEGVAGGAFVTNQPCFSDDITSLSKKDYPLSHHARLFGLRAAVAIRLRSILNDTDDFVLEFFLPVDCIDSEEQRKMLTSLSIIIQKLCHSLRVISDKELEEANLSIDEMISSVEGGFDRTVICEELQHKGTVASLDTEEKISETTGRKFSDPRQQQESPILKGNFDCVRECSTSVQGNLSSVRMSKMGERRRAKAEKTITLQVLRQYFAGSLKDAAKNIGVCTTTLKRICRQHGIKRWPSRKIKKVGHSLQKLQLVIDSVQGASGAFQIDSFYSNFPELASPNLSGTSMFSTLNQTDNPNSISTQPDPGSLSPEGTSKSPSSSCGQSSISSHSCSSMSELQQQHHTTNIAGNKDSTMAGEDSADVALKRIRSEAELKSLNEDKAKLLSRSLSQETLGEHPKNQYERPLLKTSSKVDAHRVKVTYGDEKARFRMPKNWGYEDLVQEIGRRFNVSEMSKFDVKYLDDDSEWVLLTCDADLEECIDVCRSSEKATIKLSLQISSHSLRSSLEFR